GGCCGACTGATGATCGTCGCCGCGGACCACCCGGCCCGGGGTGCCCTGGCCGTAGGGGAGCGCAAGTTCGCCATGGCGAGCCGCGCCGATCTCCTTGAGCGGCTGTGCCTCGCCCTCTCCCGGCCCGGCGTCGACGGGGTGCTCGCCACCGCCGACATCCTCGACGACCTGCTGCTGCTCGGCGCGCTCGACCACAAGGTCGTCATCGGGTCGATGAACCGCGGCGGACTCGCGGGCGCCTCCTTCGAGTTGGACGACCGGTTCACCGGGCACCGCCCGCAGGACATCGAGCGGCTCGGATTCGACGCGGGCAAGCTGCTGCTGCGGATCGACTACGACGACCCGGGCTCGCTGCGCACCCTGGAGTCCACCGCCCGGGTGATCGACGCGATGGCGGAGCGTCATCTCCCGATCTTCGTCGAACCGTTCCTCTGCCGTCGCCGCGATGACGGAACCCTGCGCAACGATCTCAGCGCCGAGGCCGTCACCAAGTCCATCGCCATCGCCAGCGGCCTGGGCGGCAGTTCGGCGTACACGTGGCTGAAGGTCCCCGTCACCGAGAACCCCGACGACATGGCTCGCGTCATGGAGACCTCCACCCTGCCCGCCGTGCTGCTCGGTGGCGATGTCGGCGAGGACCAGGAGGGCGCGTACGAGAAGTGGCGCGGGGCGCTCCAACTCCCCACCGTCCAGGGTCTGGTGGTCGGCCGTTCGCTGCTCTACCCGGCGGACGGCGATGTGGCCGCGGCCGTGGACACCGCCGTAGGACTGCTGTGAGGTCCGCATGAGCAACGAGCTGTACCTCCCCAAGGGCGCCACCGCCGACGCGTACTACGCGCTCGACATCGACCCCAAGCGGGCCGGATGGGCCCACAGCAGCCTGCGGATCGTGGAGCTGGGACCCGGCGGCACGCACATGTTCACCACCGGTGACAGCGAGTGGATCGTGCTCCCCCTCAGCGGTGGATGCGCGGTCCATGTGAAGGACGGAACAGAGTACAGAGAGTTCCAGCTCTTGGGCAGGGACAGCGTGTTCGCCGGAGTCTCCGACTTCGCGTACGTGCCCCGTGACGCCCGGGCACAGATCGCCTCCGGCGCGGGAGGCCGCTTCGCCCTGGCAGGAGCGAAGTGCGAGCGCCGACTCCCCGCCCGCTACGGCCCCGCGCCGGAGGTTCCCGTCGAAGACCGCGGCAGCGGCACCTGCGCCCGCCAGGTGCGGGGCTTCGCCGCAGCCGACGCCTTCGACTGCGACAAGCTCATCGCCGTCGAGGTCATCACTCCCGGCGGTCACTGGTCCTCGTACCCGCCGCACAAGCACGACGAGAACCGCCCCGGCAAGGAGAGCGAACTCGAAGAGATCTACTACTTCGAGATCGACGGTCCGAACGGATACGGCTATCAGCGCGTATTCCCGTCGCGTGAGGGCGGATCCGACGTCCTCGCCGAGGTCCGCACCGGCGACGCCGTCCTCGTACCCGACGGATGGCACGGCCCGTCCATCGCCCAGCCCGGCCACACGATGTACTACCTGAATGTGATGGCCGGGCCCGGCGAGGAAAGGGAATGGCGGATCTGCTTCCACCCGGAACACGTAGACAACACAGCGAGCACAGAGGGATACCGATGACCTCAACGACGAGGCTGACGGTCGCACAGGCGCTGGTGCGGTTCCTGGCCGCCCAGTACACGGAACGGGACGGCGAGCGGCGGCGGCTGATCGGCGCCACCTGGGGCATTTTCGGACACGGCAACGTCGCCGGGATCGGTCAGGCGCTCGTCGAGTACGCCGATGAGATGCCGTACCACCAGGGCCGTAACGAACAGGCCATGGTGCACGCGGCGGTCGGCTACGCGCGCCAGTCCAACCGCCTGTCCACGCACGCCGTGACCACCTCCATCGGCCCCGGCGCCACGAACCTCGTGACCGGTGCCGCCCTCGCGACGATCAACCACCTCCCGGTGCTGCTCCTGCCCGGCGACGTCTTCGCGACCCGCCCCGCCGACCCGGTCCTCCAGCAGCTCGAAGTCCCGTACGCCGGCGATGTGTCGGTCAACGACTGTCTGCGCCCGGTGTCGAAGTACTTCGACCGGATCACCCGTTCCGAGGCGCTGATCCCGGCCGCCCTGCAGGCGATGCGGGTGCTCACCGACCCCGTCGAGACCGGCGCCGTCACGCTCGCGCTGCCGCAGGACGTGCAGGCGGAGGCGTACGACTGGCCCGAGGAGTTCTTCGCCGAGCGCGTCTGGGCCGTACGCCGCCCCGCGCCCGACGCGTCCGAGCTGGCCGCCGCCGTGCACGCGATCCGCGAGGCCCGCCGTCCCCTTCTCGTCGCGGGCGGGGGTGTCCACCACAGCCGCGCCGAGGAGGCGCTCGCCGAACTCGCCGCCGCCACCCGCATCCCCGTCGCCTCCACGCAGGCGGGCAAGGGCTCGCTGCGCTTCGACCATCCGCAGGACGTCGGCGGCATCGGCCACACCGGCACCGCGACCGCCGACGAACTGGCCCGCACCGCCGACCTGGTGATCGGCGTCGGCACCCGCTACACCGACTTCACCACGGCCTCAGGCACCCTGTTCGGCGCCGAGGGTGTCCGTTTCCTGAACCTCAATATCGCGCCGTACGACGGCCACAAGATGTCCGGGCAGACCCTGATCGCGGACGCGCGCGCGGGACTCGAAGAGCTCACCCAGGCACTGCTGCTGCACAAGCACCGCGCCGAGCCCGCGTACGTCACCGAGTACACGGACGACAAGGAGCGCTGGGAGTACCGGGTCGACGCGGCGTACGCAGCCGGGGACCCGGACGTCCGGCCGACCCAGCCGCAGGTCCTCGGCCTGCTCGACGAACTGGTCGACGACGCCGACATCCTGATCAACGCGGCCGGCTCGCTCCCCGGTGACCTGCACAAACTGTGGCGGACCCGGTCCCTTGACCAGTACCACGTCGAGTACGGCTACTCGTGCATGGGCTACGAGATCCCGGCCGCGATCGGCGTACGGATGGCGGCGCCCGACCGCCCCGTGTGGGCGCTGGTCGGCGACGGCACGTATCTGATGATGCCGACGGAGCTCGTCACGGCCGTGCAGGAGGGCATCGCGATCAAGGTACTGATCCTGCAGAACCACGGGTACGCCTCCATCGGCGGCCTCTCCGAGTCCGTGGGCGGCGAGCGGTTCGGCACCGCGTACCGCTACCGCTCCGCGGACCGTACGTACACGGGGGCGCCGCTGCCCGTCGATCTCGCCGCCAACGCGGCCAGCCTGGGCCTGCGGGTCCTGCGCGCGAAGACGGTGCGTGACCTGCGTGCCGCCCTTGCCGAGGCGCGCGCCGCGGACACTCCCACATGTGTCTACGTGGAGACCGAAACGGCAGACACAGTGTCGGGCGCGCCCCCGGCTCAAGCCTGGTGGGATGTCCCTGTGGCCGAGACCGCGACCCGATCGTCGGCGGTCAAGGCGCGCGAGGAGTACGACCGGCACGTCGCCGCCCGACGCCGCCATCTGTGAGGGAGTTTTGGCCATGACGAAGACCGTCAACCACTGGATCGGTGGCAAGCCCGTCGAGAACGCGGCGGGTGCGTCGGCTACGTACGGGCCGGTCACCGACCCGGCGACCGGCGCCGTGACCACCCGGGTCGCCTTCGCGACGGTCGACGAGGTGGACGCCGCGGTAGCCGCCGCGAAGGACGCCTACGCGACCTGGGGCCAGTCCTCGCTGGCCAAGCGGTCCACGATCCTGTTCAAGTTCCGCGCGCTGCTCGACGCGCACCGCGACGAGATCGCCGCGCTGATCACCGCCGAGCACGGCAAGGTGCACTCCGACGCGCTCGGCGAGGTCGCGCGGGGCCTGGAGATCGTCGACCTGGCGTGCGGGATCACCGTACAGCTGAAGGGCGAGCTGTCGACCGAGGTGGCCTCCCGGGTCGACGTAGCCTCGATCCGGCAGCCGCTGGGCGTCGTCGCGGGCATCACGCCGTTCAACTTCCCGGCCATGGTGCCGATGTGGATGTTCCCGATCGCCATCGCGTGCGGCAACACCTTCGTGCTGAAGCCGTCCGAGAAGGACCCGTCGGCCTCCATGAAGGTCGCCGAGCTGCTGGCGGAGGCCGGTCTGCCCGACGGCGTCTTCAACGTCGTCCACGGCGACAAGGTGGCCGTGGACCGCCTCCTGGAGCACCCGGACGTCAAGGCCGTGTCCTTCGTCGGCTCGACCCCGATCGCTCGGTACATCCACACCACCGCCGCCGCGCACGGCAAGCGCGTGCAGGCCCTGGGCGGAGCCAAGAACCACATGCTGGTCCTGCCGGACGCCGACCTGGACGCGGCGGCGGACGCGGCCGTGTCCGCGGCATACGGCTCCGCGGGTGAGCGCTGCATGGCGATCTCCGCCGTCGTGGCCGTCGGCTCGATCGGCGACGAGCTGGTGGAGAAGATCCGCGAGCGCGCCGAGAAGATCAAGATCGGCCCCGGCGACGACCCGGCCTCCGAGATGGGCCCCCTGATCACGGCGGCGCACCGCGACAAGGTCGCGTCGTACGTCCACGGCGCGGCGGTGCAGGGCTCCGAGGTCGTCCTCGACGGCACCGGTTACACCGTCGAGGGCTACGAGGACGGTCACTGGATCGGCCTCTCGCTCCTCGACAAGGTGCCGACGACCGCGGACGCGTACAAGGACGAGATCTTCGGCCCGGTGCTGTGTGTGCTGCGCGTCGACACGTACGAGGAAGGCGTGGCGCTCATCAACGCCTCGCCGTTCGGCAACGGCACCGCGATCTTCACCCGGGACGGCGGCGCCGCCCGCCGCTTCCAGCTGGAGATCGAGGCGGGCATGGTCGGCGTGAACGTGCCGATCCCGGTGCCCGTCGGCTACCACTCCTTCGGCGGCTGGAAGGACTCCCTCTTCGGCGACCACCACATCTACGGCAACGACGGCACGCACTTCTATACCCGCGGCAAGGTCGTCACCACCCGCTGGCCGGACCCGTCCGAGGCCCCGGCGGGAGTCGACCTGGGGTTCCCGCGCAACCACTGAGGTCTTGAACGCGTCTGTCAGGCCGTCCCCCGCGGACGGCCTGACGTCCCTTTTACCTGCGGGCGTAACGGGCCGTAGGCCGCATTCGATGGGCCGTTCGTACGACGGGCGCGGTATGCGGCAGCGGGGCCGTACTCCTTAGGGAGGGGCGGGGGTTCAGCCTGGTGGCTGCATCGGTTGTCAGTGGGCGCCCGTACCTTTGAGGGCATGGATCTTCGACTGCCCCGACTGCGCGGGCCCCGGCGGTGGGTCGCGGCCGCGGCCGCCGCCGTCGTCGTGCTCGCCGGCGCGGGCACGTGGACGGCTGTCGCGTCGGACGACACCCCGCGCGTGCACCGCGCCGACCGCGTCATGGCCATGGGCGGCGGGGTGCGGATCGACACCTCGTACTTCACGGTGGGCGCGAGCTCGGACCGCCGCCCCGCCGTCCTCCTGGGGCACGGCTTCGGCGGCAGCAAGGACGACGTACGGGACGAGGCGGAGAGGCTCGCCCGCGACGGATACGCGGTGCTGACCTGGTCGGCGCGCGGCTTCGGGAAGTCCACCGGCAAGATCGGGCTGAACGACCCCCAGGGCGAGGTCGCCGATGTGTCGAAGCTGATCGACTGGCTGGCCGAACGGCCGGAGGTCCAGCTCGACAAGAGCGGCGACCCGCGCGTCGGCGCCACCGGCGCCTCGTACGGCGGGGCGATCTCCCTGCTGGCCGCCGGGCACGACCAGCGGGTCGACGCAATCGCCCCGGCGATCACGTACTGGAACCTCGCGGACGCCCTCTTCCCGAACGGGGTCTTCAAGAAACTCTGGGCCGGCATCTTCGTCAACTCCGGCGGCGGCTGCGACCAGTTCGAGGCGCGGCTGTGCTCGATGTACAACCGGGTCGCGGAGTCCGGCACGCCGGACGCCGCCGCGCGGGAGCTGCTGGAAGCGCGCTCCCCGTCCGCGGTCGCCGACCGCATCACGGTGCCCACGCTCATCGTGCAGGGCCAGTCCGACTCCCTCTTCCCGCTCGGCCAGGCCGACGCGATGGCCAAGGCGATCCGGGCGGGCGGCGCGCCCGTGGACGTCGACTGGATCTCCGGCGGGCATGACGGCGGCGACATGGAGGCGGACCGCGTCCAGTCCCGCGTCGCCTCGTGGTTCGACCGCTACCTGAAGGACGACAAGAGCGCCGACACGGGCCCCGCCTTCCGCGTCACCCGCACCGGAGGCATCGACTCCACCAACGGCACCGCCCTGCTGCGGGGCGCGAGCGCGGACACCTATCCCGGACTGGACAGCGGCCGGCGCGCCGTCGCGCTGCAGGGCCGCGAGCAGAGCTTCGAGAACCCCGCGGGCGCGAACCCGCCCGCCGTCTCGGCCCTCCCCGGCCTGGGCGGCTCGGGCGGCCTCGCACAGCTCTCGACCCTTGGTGTCGGCGTCTCGCTCGACTTCCCCGGCCAGTACGCGCGGTTCGAGTCCACTGCGTTCGGCGAAGACCTGCGCATCACCGGCTCGCCGGCCGTCACCGTGCACGTCAAGTCGTCCACGGACGACGCGGTCCTCTTCGGGAAGGTGTACGACGTCGGACCGGGCGGCGGTATGCAGCAGGTGCTGCCCTCGCAGCTGGTCACACCGGTGCGGGTCGAGGGCGCCAGGACCGGCAAGGACGTCACCGTCGCGCTGCCCGCCGTCGACCACGAGGTGCGCAAGGGCCACCGGCTGCGCCTCGTCCTCGCCTCCACGGACCTCGGTTATGCGTCACCGGCGACCCCGGCGACGTACACCGTGTCCCTCAAGAGCGACCTCCAGGTCCCGACGGCATCCGGCGTGACGACCGCCGCCGCGCCGCTGCCCGCCTGGGTGTGGTGGCTGCCGCTCGCCGGAGCACTGGTCGCGCTGGCGCTGCTGCTGACGGGCCGCCGCCGTACGACGCCGGGGGCGCCCGATCCGGAGCTGGCCGAAGTGCCGCTCCAGATCACGGACTTGAGCAAGCGGTACGCGAAGTCGGCGGACCGGTACGCGGTACGGGACCTGTCGTTCCGCGTGGAGAAGGGCCAGGTTCTCGGCCTGCTCGGGCCGAACGGCGCGGGCAAGACGACCACCCTGCGCATGCTGATGGGCCTGATCAAGCCGGACGGCGGCGAGATCCGCGTCTTCGGGCACGCGATCCGGCCGGGCGCGCCCGTGCTCTCCCGGGTCGGCGCGTTCGTCGAGGGCGCGGGCTTCCTGCCGCACCTGTCCGGCCGCGAGAACCTGGAGCTGTACTGGCAGGCGACGGGCCGTCCGCCCGAGGACGCCCACCTGGAGGAGGCGCTGGAGATCGCGGGCCTCGGCGACGCGCTGGCCCGCGCGGTCCGCACGTACTCCCAGGGCATGCGCCAGCGGCTCGCCATCGCCCAGGCGATGCTCGGCCTCCCGGACCTCCTCATCCTCGACGAACCGACCAACGGCCTCGACCCGCCCCAGATCCGCGAGATGCGCGAGGTGATGATCCGCTACGCCGCCGCGGGCCGCACGGTCATCGTCTCCAGCCACCTCCTGGCGGAGGTCGAGCAGTCCTGCACCCACCTGGTGGTCATGGACCGCGGCCGGCTGATCCAGGCGGGCCCGGTGTCCGAGATCGTCGGCTCGGGCGACACGCTCCTCGTCGGCACGGGTTCCCCCGTGGAAGAGCCGGTCGTCGAGAAGGTCGGCGCACTGCCGGGCGTGGCCTCGGCCGTCGCCGCCGAGGACGGGCTGCTGGTCCGCCTCGACCCCGGCGGCAGCGCGCAACGCCTGGTCGTGGAGCTGGTACGGCTCGAAGTGCCCGTGGAGTCGGTGGGCCCCCACCGACGTCTCGAAGACGCGTTCCTCACCCTGATCGGAGGCTCAGCATGAGCACGCTCGTCGAGCGGGCCGAGACGGCCGACGGGTACCGGGCGCGGGGCACCCTGCCGCTGCGCGTGGAGCTGATCCGGCAGTTGAAGCGGCGCCGCACCCTCGTGATGGGGGCGATCCTCGCGGTGCTGCCCTTCGTCCTGGTCGTGGCGTTCGCGATCGGCGGCGAGCCGGGCGCGCAGAACGGCCAGGTCACGCTGCTGGACACGGCCACCGCGTCGGGCGCGAACTTCGCCGCGGTGAACCTGTTCGTGTCCGCGGGCTTCCTCCTGGTGATCCCGGTCGCCCTGTTCTGCGGGGACACGATCGCCTCCGAGGCGAGCTGGTCGTCACTGCGCTATCTGCTGGCGGCCCCCGTGCCACGGGCCCGCCTGCTGTGGTCCAAGCTCACCGTCGCGCTGGGCCTCAGCCTCGCCGCGATGGTGCTGCTGCCGGTCGTCGCGCTGGCGGTGGGCACCGCGGCCTACGGCTGGGGCCCGTTGGAGATCCCCACCGGCGGCGAGCTCGACGCGGGCTCCGCGGCCCAGCGGCTCCTCGTGGTGATCGCGTACATCTTCGTGTCCCAACTGGTCACCGCGGGCCTCGCGTTCTGGCTGTCGACGAAGACGGACGCTCCCCTGGGCGCGGTCGGCGGCGCGGTCGGCCTGACGATCGTGGGGAACGTACTGGACGCGGTCACCGCCCTCGGCGACTGGCGCGCCTTCCTGCCCGCGCACTGGCAGTTCGCGTGGGCGGACGCCGTGCAGCCGACCCCGGAGTGGGGCGGCATGATCCAGGGCACGGCGATCTCCATAACGTACGCGCTCGTGCTGTTCGCCCTGGCCTTCCGCGGTTTCCGGCGCAAGGACATCGTGTCGTAGGTCTCCGGAGGATCACCTACCGGTCTCGACGGCCGCCCGTCGTGGCCGCTTTGAGATCCATCCGCAACACCCCGGAGCGCACATCCCGGCCCCCTCGGACGTCACAGTCACAGACGTCGGCCCACACACAGGCCGCTCACCGAGGGGGCACAGATGGGGATGGACCACATAGGGACGGGCGGCACGCGCGGTCGGCGACTGCGCGGCACGCTCCTCGCACTGACAGCGGCGGGCGCCGTGCTGCTGACGGGATGCAGCGCGAGCAGCGGCGGCGGCAACTCATCGGACGGCATGGACAAATCCGGCGGCCGCAACCTCCCCCTGCCCGCCCCCGCCCAGCCGTCGGGCCCGGACACCGCCGAGGGTGAGCAGACCGGCGCCCCCGACCGCGAGTTCGCCCCGGCCCCCGACTACCTCTCCACCTTCGCCCTCGACGTCGACACCGCCTCGTACGGCTATGCCCGCCGCACCCTGGAGGGCGGGGGGATCCCGGACCCGTCCACCATCCGCCCCGAGGAGTTCGTCAACAGCTTCCGCCAGGACTACGAACGCCCCGGCGGCAACGGCTTCTCGGTCACCGTCGACGGCGCCCGCACCGACGACGACCGCTGGTCGCTGGTCCGGGTCGGCCTCGCCACCCGCGCCGCCGAGAGCGACCGCGAACGCCCGCCCGCGGCCCTCACCTTCGTCCTCGACATCTCCGGTTCCATGGCGGAGCCGGGCCGCCTCGACCTGGCCAAGGACTCCCTCGACGTGATGACGGACCGGCTGCGCGACGACGACTCGGTCGCGCTGGTCACCTTCAGCGACGAGGCCGAGACCGTACTGCCGATGACCCGCCTCGGCGACCACCGCGGTCGGGTCCACGACGCGATCGGCGGCCTGGAGCCGGAGGATTCGACCAACCTCGGCGCGGGCGTGGACACCGGGTACGAGACGGCCGTCGAGGGCCTGCGCGAGGGCGCCACCAACCGTGTCGTCGTGATCTCCGACGCACTCGCCAACACCGGCGACACCGACGCGGACTCCATCCTGGAGCGCATCTCCGACGCACGCCGCGAGCACGGCATCACCCTCTTCGGCGTTGGCGTCGGCAGCGAGTACGGCGACGCCCTCATGGAGCGCCTCGCCGACAAGGGCGACGGCCACACCACGTACGTGTCGGACCGCGACGAGGCCCGTACGGTGTTCTGCACCGAGCTCCCGCGGAACATCGGCCTCACGGCCCGCGACGCGAAGGCCCAGGTCGCCTTCGACCCGCAGACGGTCGAGAAGTTCCGGCTGATCGGCTACGACAACCGCAAGGTCGCCGACGAGGACTTCCGCGACGACCGGGTGGACGGCGGCGAGGTGGGCCCCGGCCACACGGTCACCGCGCTCTACGCCGTCCGCACCAGGCCCGGCGCCTCGGGCCACCTCGCCACCGCGAGCGTCCGCTGGCTCGACCCCCGCACCCGCGCCCCGCACGAGGCGTCCGGCCAACTGGAGTCCGGCTCCCTCCACGACGACCTGTGGACCTCCGCCCGCTCCTTCCAAGTCACCGCCGTGGCGGCCTACTTCGCCGACGCCCTGCGCGCGGACGGCGAGGCCCGCCGGAGCAGCACCCTGCCCGGCGCCCTCCCCCTGGACGAACTCGCCGGCCGCGCCCACAGGCTGGCCGACGACTCCGAGGACTCGGCGGTGAGCGGCCTCGCGACCGCGCTCGAGCAGGCGAGCCGACTGAGCGACTGCGAGCTGGACTGCCCGTAGCCCACCGTGCGCAACCCATTGAAATTCCGTTACGCCTGAGTAAGTTGACCCACGAGTAAGAACCCTGCGACCGGGAGCCGTCATGGGCGTACGCAAGGATCTGAAACGGGCCAGGAAGCGCACCGACCTGGCCATTCGCGGCACGTTGGAACTGGTCAGGGACGCGGCCGGCACCGTGCGCGAGGTGCGAACCGCCCGCCTGGCACCGAGCCCCGCCACCGGCAGCACCGCCGACCTGCCCTTCACCAACGCGGTCGAGGCACCGGACGCCGTCGTCCTGCGCCGCAAGGCCCAGGGCACCTGGCGCCCGGTCACCGCCGCCGCCTTCGCCCGCGAAGTCACCGACACCGCCAAGGGGTTGATCGCGGCGGGCCTCGAACCGGGCGGCCGGGTCGCGGTGATGTCCCGTACACGCTACGAGTGGACGGTCCTCGACTTCGCGATCTGGGCGGCCGGCGGCCAGACCGTCCCGGTCTACGCGACCGCGTCCGCCGAGCAAGTGGAGTGGATCGTACGGGACTCGGGCGCGCGTTTCGTGATCGTCGAGACGGCCGAGAACGCGGACACCGTGGCCACCGGCACGGCCCGGCACCCCGAACCCCCACGTGTCTGGGAGCTGGACAAAGTCGCTGTGCCCGAACTCGCCGCCCTGGGACGGGACATCCCCGACGAGGAGGTCACCAAGCGCCGCACCGCCCTGACCCCCGACACGGTCGCGACGGTCTGCTACACCTCCGGAACCACCGGCAAACCCAAGGGCTGCGTCCTCACGCACGCCAACCTGTACGCCGAGGCCGCCAACACGGTCGAGCTGCTGCACCCCATCTTCAAGGAGGTCACAGGCCAGATCGCCTCGACCCTCCTCTTCCTCCCGCTCGCCCACATCCTGGGCCGCACCCTCCAGATCGCCTGTCTGATGGCCCGGATCGAGCTGGGCCACTGCCCGAGCATCAAGCCGGACGAACTGCGCCCCGCCCTCAAGGAGTTCCGCCCCACCTTCCTCGTCGGCGTCCCGTACCTCTTCGAGAAGATCCACGACACCGGCCGCGCCACCGCCGAGAAGATCGGCCGGGGCGCCTCCTTCGACCGCGCCGACCGCATCGGCGTCCGCTTCGCGCAGGCGTACCTGAACAAGTTCCTCGGCGTGGGCAAGGGGCCCGGGCCCGGCCTGTACGCCGCCTGGGCTCTGTACGACCTGCTGGTGTACCGCCGTATCCGCAAGGAGATCGGGGGCCGGGCGCACTACGCCATCAGCGGAGGCTCCCCGCTCGACCGCAACCTCAACCTTTTCTTCTACGCCGCCGGAATCATCGTCTACGAGGGCTACGGCCTGACCGAGACCACCGCGGCGGCCACCATCGTCCCGCCTCTCCGACCCCGCCCCGGCACGGTCGGCCTGCCGGTCCCGGGCACGGCCGTCCGCATCGCCGACGACGGCGAGGTCCTCATCAAGGGCGGCATCGTCTTCGGCGCCTACTGGAACAACCCGGCCGCGACCGACGCCGTCCTCACCGACGACTGGTTCGCGACCGGCGACCTCGGCGCCCTGGACGAGGACGGCTATCTGACCATCACCGGCCGTAAGAAGGACATCCTCGTCACCTCCGGCGGCAAGAACGTCTCGCCCGCCGTCCTGGAGGACCGGCTGCGCAGCCGCCCGCCCGTCGGCCAGTGCGTCGTCGTCGGCGACAACCGCCCGTACGTGGCGGCCCTGATCACCCTCGACCCCGAGTCCGTCGCCCACTGGCTCGCCGTCCGCAAATGGCCCGCGGACACCCCGCTGTCCGAGGTCGTCCGCGACCCCCTGATGCGCGCCGATGTCCAGAAGGCGGTGGACTACGCCAACGAAGCGGTCTCCCGGCCCGAGTCCATCCGCCGGTTCACTCTGGTGGAGGGCGAGTTCACCGAGGACAACGGCCTGCTCACCCCGTCCCTGAAGGTCAAACGCCACGCGGTGTCGGCGGCGTACGTGGCCGAGATCGAGGCGCTGTACGGCGAGGCATGACGCAGCCGCGGCGTGACACGGCGGCGGCATGACACGCGAAACAGCGGGCCGCTCCGAAGAGCGACCCGCTGCGCGCGGTGCCGAGGGGGGTCAGCTGTTGCTGGCGCCGTTGCCCGACAGGACCGGGATGTTGTCCAGGATGTGCGAGAGCGGCTCGTCGCCCTTGATCTGGGTGGAGTTCTCGGTGCACTGCTGGTTCTGCGGGGCCGAGAGGACCGGCACGTCCTGGACGGCGGTGACCGGCACCAGGCCGACGACCGAGCCCACGTTGGCCTTGGCCGGCAGACCGACACACGGCTTGTTCAGCGAGCCCTGGATGAGCGCCATCTGCGGGCTCATGTCGCCGTGCGTTTCCTGGTTGCCGTAACTCTGGACGGCGTTGGTGCCCTGCTCGGTGTTGACGCCGTCGTCGTTGCCGATCGCCAGCGCCTGGGGAGCGGCGGCAGCTGAGATACCGGCGAGAGAGGCGGCAATGGCCGCGGTCGCCCACAGCTTCTTCATGTTCGTTTGCCCTTTCGGAGTGCGGACTCCGGTGCGGAGCCCCGTGATGATCAACAGTCCGCCGGGTGTGCCGGGACCGGAGGTGACGCGCGCCGCTGCCGCTGTCGTCGTGGACGGGACAGCGGCAGCGGGCCGCCGGGGGGATCGGCGGCCCGCTGCGCGCGGTGCCGAGGGGGGTCAGCTGTTGCTGGCGCCGTTGCCCGACAGGACCGGGATGTTGTCCAGGATGTGCGAGAGCGGCTCGTCGCCCTTGACCTGGGTGGAGTTCTCGGTGCACTGCTGGTTCTGCGGGGCCGAGAGGACCGGCACGTCCTGGACGGCGGTGACCGGCACCAGGCCGACGACCGAGCCCACGTTGCCCTTGGCCGGCAGGCCGATGCAGGGCTTGTTCAGCGAGCCCTGGATGAGCGCCATCTGCGGGCTCATCGAGCCGTACGTGTACTGGTTGCCGTAGATCTGTGCGGCGCCGCTACCGTTCTCGGTGGTGACGCCGCCGTCGTTGCCGATCGCCAGCGCCTGGGGCGCGGCGGCAGCAGAGGCTCCGACGACGGAAGCGGCGACTGCCGCGGCAGCCATAACCTTCTTGATCACTTACTGGTCCCTTCTGGAGTAACCCCGTCCACCGGAGCGCTCTGGACAACTGACCCCGGCCCGCATGGTTGCTCCGATTCACTCCGATGGCTCACGCGGCGGACGTGGTCACCGGGCCTCTGGACGAGGTGTTCCATGAATTCCAGGATCGCGAACGGTCCATTCGGGTG
This genomic interval from Streptomyces dengpaensis contains the following:
- a CDS encoding rodlin, with product MKKLWATAAIAASLAGISAAAAPQALAIGNDDGVNTEQGTNAVQSYGNQETHGDMSPQMALIQGSLNKPCVGLPAKANVGSVVGLVPVTAVQDVPVLSAPQNQQCTENSTQIKGDEPLSHILDNIPVLSGNGASNS
- a CDS encoding AMP-dependent synthetase/ligase, producing MGVRKDLKRARKRTDLAIRGTLELVRDAAGTVREVRTARLAPSPATGSTADLPFTNAVEAPDAVVLRRKAQGTWRPVTAAAFAREVTDTAKGLIAAGLEPGGRVAVMSRTRYEWTVLDFAIWAAGGQTVPVYATASAEQVEWIVRDSGARFVIVETAENADTVATGTARHPEPPRVWELDKVAVPELAALGRDIPDEEVTKRRTALTPDTVATVCYTSGTTGKPKGCVLTHANLYAEAANTVELLHPIFKEVTGQIASTLLFLPLAHILGRTLQIACLMARIELGHCPSIKPDELRPALKEFRPTFLVGVPYLFEKIHDTGRATAEKIGRGASFDRADRIGVRFAQAYLNKFLGVGKGPGPGLYAAWALYDLLVYRRIRKEIGGRAHYAISGGSPLDRNLNLFFYAAGIIVYEGYGLTETTAAATIVPPLRPRPGTVGLPVPGTAVRIADDGEVLIKGGIVFGAYWNNPAATDAVLTDDWFATGDLGALDEDGYLTITGRKKDILVTSGGKNVSPAVLEDRLRSRPPVGQCVVVGDNRPYVAALITLDPESVAHWLAVRKWPADTPLSEVVRDPLMRADVQKAVDYANEAVSRPESIRRFTLVEGEFTEDNGLLTPSLKVKRHAVSAAYVAEIEALYGEA
- a CDS encoding rodlin — translated: MIKKVMAAAAVAASVVGASAAAAPQALAIGNDGGVTTENGSGAAQIYGNQYTYGSMSPQMALIQGSLNKPCIGLPAKGNVGSVVGLVPVTAVQDVPVLSAPQNQQCTENSTQVKGDEPLSHILDNIPVLSGNGASNS